Genomic DNA from Setaria italica strain Yugu1 chromosome V, Setaria_italica_v2.0, whole genome shotgun sequence:
AATGCTTATTAAAAGGGGAAAACAATCTAGATCGCATCATTGTCTACTTCATTTCAGACCACTCACTGTATTATATTCACTGCTGATGCAATCATGCCACCGTAACTAGAGTATCACAATTTTGGTAATGGAAGGAACATGCTGTActaaaaaacttgatcaaagcATTTCAGTACCTTGCAATATATCCAATTGCTGATTGCGTTACAGAATTCTTGTTTAACTTTAAAAATGGATAGAGTCCTACAAACATTTTTATCTGTCCAGGAGAAGTGAAGACAGAAGTTAGTAAACAGTAAGGATGGATTTTGGGAAGGAGTGCCACACGTGGGCAAGAATCCACACCTTGTTCTGAAATCTTTTAAAGACTTCCAGACCTATGTATGCACCAATTGAATGGCCAACCTTCATTTAAACAGACAAATGTAATTTTCTTTTGGGACAAATAAAGAGATGGAATTAAGATGCAGTTGTTTAAGATTAGAAAAGCCTGTATACTACTGCTCAAGAAAACATCCTAGAGTTTTAAGTTAGAATAGAACAACTTGAATGAAGGCCTGTAGTGGTGAAGGTGAAAGTTTACCAAAACTATTGATTGTTCAGAATGTTGAAGCTCTTGTTCAATGAAATCAACCTGTAGGCATGTACATGAATTAAACAGGAGAAAATATGGGATAAAATCATAGGACAGTCTTGGCCATGCAAATAAAGGAATAAAATCTTCTCCagaacaaatttattaaaaggtAAAGAAATGTATGAAACAAAACATGTTAAGACAACGGAAGATGAAACAACTATGTGGCATTTCTTCGAACCCAAGACCAAGTGAACCAGAGGAGAGTGCGTTGCCATCTCGATGACTTCGCTTTTTAATATGAGAATTCCTCTCTGTTTTGTTATTTCTTTTTTGATCAATGCTCAAGAAACCAAAAGCTGCTGCAACCGAAACAAAAAGGgacaaaaataaatataaaagaagtttcaattgatagagcatgcAAGCTGCACCTTATGGTCAATTTGTTCATGCAATGAAAACAACCGTCCATGCTCAGAATCCTGTAATGAAAAGTATAAAAATCAGCTCTGCTAGCAAAATAATATGCTGGACTAGGGATGGAATGAAACCATAGTATCAGCATTGAAGGATCTCTAATActacctccgtcccaaattactattcgttttgacttttttaggtacatagcttttgatatgcacctagatatatactatgtctagatacgtatcAAAATTTATGTGTCTAGAAAacccaaaatgaatagtaatttgggacggagggagtatatgtgtGTGTTATAAGGATTGCTGTTTGCATTCATAGTTGCATGTGAAACAAACATCAGCCAAGTTGTATGTTACCTTCTGGCTATGTGAAATATGCCCTACCGCTGGACAACAGATAAAGGTTCATCAGCAAGCAGCAAGCTACTCATATAGTCCACACAATGCAGAAAGTGCATTCTGCAATTACCCGTAATAGATGCTTGCCCATCGAGGTTTTCATAGAGAGCTTCGACAAAGTCCTTGTAAAATGCAGCAATACCTAAAAAAACAGAAACTGGTAACATTCATGAACATTTCAACAAACGAATCCTCTTAAATCTTAAGGGCGTTGCAGACCTGGATTTCCAGGAATAACTAGCACATGGAGGGACGGCTCCTTGGACCTTATCTCTAGCAATTCTGTAGCAAAGCTGCAGGGAATCGCGGCACTAGTAAGAACTAAGAACGCCTGAGCATCAGAATTCCGTGATTCCTCAACTCAACACCACTGTTCTGTAAGTTGCCGGGACTTAGGTGAGCATCAGAATACCTAGACACCATGCATATCCTGGTCGCGGCCTGCTCCCTTGGGAACGGCGTGAGCCTCGCTTTCTCCATGGATACAGTGCCTGGGCTTGACCTCGCGCCGCACACCGATCTAAACAACCTGTAGCGCTAGCCAGGCGAGCGAAACGTCATGAGCACGAACAAAATTACTGCAAACCGGTGAAGGATACAGAAGCAATCAGCTCGAACCAACCTGACTGCTGCACAAGCCAACGGCGCACCGGAGGAAGCCTGCGGAAATCACGCGGAGGAGCAGAGCGCGTCAGAAGGCGATTTGGTTACGCGAGGAAGAGACTGGTGGTGATTCGAGCGGTCGAGATGCTTACCCATCCAATTGCGATTGAgtcggggaggaagaggagttgGAGATGCGCGGGTGCCGAGAGCACCGGAGAGTGGAGAAGCGAAcgccggcgggacggcggcTCCGCGAGAGTGACAGGCGATGGAGTGTCAGCTGCCTTTCCAATCGGATCGGGAGGACAACGCCAGACACGTGAGATGAGAATAGGGGCTACACAGGCTGTCTATTCATGTAACccggtgtttgggaaacaccggttaaagtttaacatctgtcacatcggatgtttggatgctaattaggagtactaaacatgctaattataaaactaattgcacagatggagtataattcgcgagacgaatctattaagcctaattagtccatgatttgacaatgtggtgctacagtaaccatttgctaatgatggattaattaggcttaatagattcgtctcgcgaattagcacaaggttctgcaattagttttataattagctcatgtttagtcctcctaattagcatccgaacatccgatgtgacactgttaaagtttagcacctcgtatccaaacagtcCACAAGTATGGAGTATACTAGATTTGATACGTGAATCTGTTgcaaaagctagaaaaacaagTCATATATACACCCATGTGGTGTAAAATTAACATCAATAATAATATATAGATCCTCTAGGCTCCATCCTCTAATTCTGAAGTTTGAAGCCAAATGCAAGTTCCATCTCAAAATTGTTTAGAgtgtttttttaatatttacCATACCGTCTCCTATTTTGTGATGCATAACTCTTCTAGGTAGTATAAATATCCAAATATTATTTGGAAATTTCAATCATTCGCTTCGAAAGAAGATTTAGTACCTAAAGCGAGgtgaaattaaagaaaaatgtgAATGATTTAATAAGAAGAACTATCCATCCATCTACACTCGTGAATATCTCCATAGCAATCACCTCCTAAAACTTGCAGTGACCAAAGTGGAAGCTGACCAAAACTAATGATTGTGCGGAATGATGAAAACTCTTTGTTCAAAGAAATCAACCcgtgtttttcaaaaaaaaaaaatcaacctgCAGGCTTTGGATATGGATTAGACTAGAGAAATATGGGATAAAATCATAGGACTTTTTTGAGAGTGAGGGGGTGtttcacatcggatgtttggatgctaattagaagtattaaacataggctaattctaaaactaattgcgcagatagagtataattcgcgagacgaatctattaagcctaattagtccatgatttgataatgtggtgctatagtaaccatttgctaacgatggattaattaggcttaatagattcgtctcgcgaatt
This window encodes:
- the LOC101763953 gene encoding lipid droplet-associated hydrolase isoform X2, which encodes MEKARLTPFPREQAATRICMVSSFATELLEIRSKEPSLHVLVIPGNPGIAAFYKDFVEALYENLDGQASITAVGHISHSQKDSEHGRLFSLHEQIDHKVDFIEQELQHSEQSIVLVGHSIGAYIGLEVFKRFQNKIKMFVGLYPFLKLNKNSVTQSAIGYIARSSFLSKGVSLFASFIGSLQPSITRGIVRRFLGHSWSVTAVDVACCHLLKYHTMRNVLFMAMTEFQKLTEEPDWTFFRAKQDKIAFLFGVDDHWGPLSHLEEISKRAPGVTLSVETEGHTHGYCCREIGSFWVADYIANLIKKQSLIRNN
- the LOC101763953 gene encoding lipid droplet-associated hydrolase isoform X1; protein product: MGFLRCAVGLCSSQRYRLFRSVCGARSSPGTVSMEKARLTPFPREQAATRICMVSSFATELLEIRSKEPSLHVLVIPGNPGIAAFYKDFVEALYENLDGQASITAVGHISHSQKDSEHGRLFSLHEQIDHKVDFIEQELQHSEQSIVLVGHSIGAYIGLEVFKRFQNKIKMFVGLYPFLKLNKNSVTQSAIGYIARSSFLSKGVSLFASFIGSLQPSITRGIVRRFLGHSWSVTAVDVACCHLLKYHTMRNVLFMAMTEFQKLTEEPDWTFFRAKQDKIAFLFGVDDHWGPLSHLEEISKRAPGVTLSVETEGHTHGYCCREIGSFWVADYIANLIKKQSLIRNN